In one Thermodesulfobium acidiphilum genomic region, the following are encoded:
- a CDS encoding YggS family pyridoxal phosphate-dependent enzyme, which translates to MSLDWKKKLQENVLRVKDRVQKAKEAAKRKDEVFILPVTKTKSTEVIRALTEMGFNVFGENRVREAKEKIKELNNVKFEMIGHLQTNKVRDAIDIFTRIQSVDSLKLLTEINERASKKKIAMPVLIEVNISGESQKYGFLPGEIMNLFRVTSSLKFVNIEGLMGMASLTNDTEKIRKEFYTLRILYERLNGEGYNLNVLSMGMTDDFELAIMEGSNMVRIGRAFFEGLEI; encoded by the coding sequence TTGTCACTGGACTGGAAGAAAAAATTACAAGAAAACGTTCTAAGAGTAAAAGATCGTGTCCAAAAGGCCAAAGAAGCAGCTAAAAGAAAGGATGAAGTTTTTATTTTGCCAGTTACAAAAACAAAATCTACTGAAGTAATAAGAGCGCTGACTGAGATGGGTTTTAACGTCTTTGGAGAAAATAGGGTTAGAGAGGCAAAGGAAAAAATTAAAGAGCTGAACAACGTTAAATTTGAAATGATTGGTCATCTTCAGACCAATAAAGTAAGGGATGCTATTGATATATTTACCAGAATTCAATCAGTGGATTCTTTAAAGTTATTGACTGAAATTAATGAAAGAGCTAGCAAAAAAAAGATTGCGATGCCAGTTCTTATAGAAGTAAATATTAGTGGTGAGAGTCAAAAGTACGGTTTTTTGCCTGGAGAAATTATGAACCTTTTTAGAGTTACTTCGTCTTTAAAGTTTGTAAACATTGAAGGTCTAATGGGCATGGCTTCCTTAACTAATGATACAGAGAAGATAAGAAAAGAGTTTTATACTCTTAGAATACTATATGAAAGATTAAATGGAGAAGGATATAACCTTAACGTTTTATCGATGGGTATGACTGATGATTTTGAGCTAGCTATAATGGAAGGTTCTAATATGGTTAGAATTGGTAGAGCCTTTTTTGAAGGGTTAGAAATATGA
- the uvrB gene encoding excinuclease ABC subunit UvrB yields the protein MKDFKLFEPFKPAGDQERAIDQLVEGIKKGYKYQTLLGATGTGKTFTIANVINKVKKPTLIMAPNKTLAAQLCSELRTFFPKNAVEYFISYYDYYQPEAYIPQRDLYIEKDASVNDEIDRYRHSATRSLLERDDVIVVASVSCIYSLGQPEEYKTNSFVIREGDKLSRDVFIDQLIYMLYERNDYEFKRNNFRVNINVVDFIPSFDEYAYRVRFNENSVKSITKLHPVSLEPVEKVESLWIFPASHFILRDEKLKRAIDSIKIELEERIKYFESLGKVVEARRIEQRTLYDIEMLQTIGYCKGVENYSRHFTFRKPGEPPITLLDYFPKDFLIILDESHLSVPQIRGMFRGDEARKKNLIDFGFRLPSAYDNRPLRFEEFIEKANQIIFMSATPASFEKENSSQIVEQIIRPTGILDPIVEVRDFENQVSDSINETRENAKKGFRTLITTLTKRLAEDLANYLVKEGIKAYYLHSEQDAIERLDVLHNLRLGKYDVVVGINLLREGLDLPEVTRVLILDADKEGFLRSSTSLIQTIGRAARNVESKVILYASKITESMKEAIDETNRRRRIQMEYNLKNNITPTSISKPILDIVDRDSKENSIEEELRYIISSNKNNLELTEKEIRTKMIEYAKEWKFEEAAKYRDLLKLLKNIFEDKEVDFVTGLEEKITRKRSKSKRSCPKGQRSS from the coding sequence ATGAAGGATTTTAAACTATTTGAACCATTTAAACCTGCAGGAGATCAGGAACGTGCGATAGATCAATTGGTAGAAGGAATAAAAAAGGGTTATAAGTATCAGACTTTATTGGGTGCGACTGGAACTGGAAAAACCTTTACCATTGCAAATGTGATAAATAAAGTGAAAAAACCTACATTAATTATGGCTCCAAACAAGACTCTTGCAGCGCAACTGTGTTCTGAATTGAGAACCTTTTTCCCTAAAAATGCAGTTGAATATTTTATTAGTTATTACGACTACTATCAGCCAGAAGCTTACATACCTCAAAGGGATCTATATATAGAAAAAGATGCATCGGTAAATGATGAAATAGATAGATACAGACACTCTGCTACTCGCTCACTTCTTGAAAGAGACGATGTAATAGTTGTAGCAAGCGTATCTTGTATTTACAGCCTTGGTCAGCCAGAAGAATATAAGACTAATTCGTTTGTTATAAGAGAAGGTGATAAATTAAGTAGAGATGTTTTTATTGATCAATTAATTTATATGCTTTACGAAAGAAATGATTATGAATTTAAGAGAAATAATTTTAGGGTGAATATAAATGTAGTTGATTTTATACCTTCTTTTGATGAGTATGCGTATAGAGTTAGATTTAATGAAAATTCTGTAAAAAGCATCACAAAACTCCATCCTGTAAGTCTTGAACCTGTTGAAAAGGTTGAGAGCCTGTGGATTTTTCCAGCATCTCATTTTATTTTGAGAGATGAGAAACTAAAAAGAGCGATAGATTCGATTAAAATAGAGCTTGAGGAAAGGATTAAGTACTTTGAAAGTCTGGGTAAAGTTGTGGAAGCTAGGAGAATTGAACAAAGAACTCTGTATGACATAGAAATGCTTCAAACTATTGGATATTGTAAAGGAGTAGAGAATTATTCAAGACACTTTACTTTTAGAAAGCCCGGAGAACCTCCTATTACTCTTCTTGATTATTTTCCTAAAGATTTTCTCATTATTTTAGATGAATCTCATTTATCAGTTCCACAAATAAGAGGAATGTTTAGAGGGGATGAGGCAAGAAAGAAAAACCTAATTGATTTTGGCTTTAGATTACCGTCTGCTTACGATAACAGACCTCTTAGATTTGAAGAATTTATCGAGAAAGCTAATCAAATAATTTTTATGTCTGCTACGCCTGCCTCATTTGAAAAGGAAAATAGTTCTCAAATTGTGGAACAGATAATAAGACCAACGGGTATATTGGATCCTATAGTAGAAGTGAGAGATTTTGAGAATCAAGTTAGTGATTCTATAAATGAAACAAGAGAAAATGCCAAAAAAGGATTTAGAACTCTTATAACCACTCTTACAAAAAGACTAGCAGAAGATCTTGCAAACTACTTAGTCAAGGAAGGTATAAAGGCATATTATTTACATTCTGAACAGGATGCCATTGAAAGGCTTGACGTTCTTCATAATTTGAGGCTTGGAAAATACGATGTGGTGGTAGGAATTAATTTATTAAGAGAAGGATTAGATTTGCCTGAGGTTACCAGAGTTCTTATCCTTGATGCTGATAAGGAGGGATTTTTGAGATCATCTACGTCTTTAATTCAGACTATTGGAAGAGCAGCTAGAAATGTCGAATCAAAGGTAATATTATATGCATCAAAAATTACTGAATCCATGAAAGAAGCTATAGATGAAACCAATAGAAGAAGAAGGATTCAAATGGAGTATAATTTAAAAAATAACATAACTCCTACTTCAATATCCAAGCCAATATTAGATATTGTTGATAGAGATTCAAAAGAGAACTCGATTGAAGAGGAACTTAGATATATAATTAGTTCTAATAAGAACAATTTAGAATTAACTGAGAAAGAAATTAGAACAAAAATGATAGAATATGCTAAAGAATGGAAATTCGAGGAAGCTGCAAAGTACAGAGATCTATTAAAATTATTAAAAAATATTTTTGAAGACAAGGAGGTCGATTTTGTCACTGGACTGGAAGAAAAAATTACAAGAAAACGTTCTAAGAGTAAAAGATCGTGTCCAAAAGGCCAAAGAAGCAGCTAA
- a CDS encoding ABC transporter permease: protein MKSLSRFYFILGFVILVPIIGGVVFAPLLTSYSPQAFDFSTLGTPQPPSFLHFLGTDIYGRDIFSRLLYGGRVSLGVALVAVSISVFLGTFLGSMSALLGKAFDFLFMRFVDAMLSFPLIFLLLAVQSVLKRPEIIYTMAIIGFTSWMGIARLVRTQTLSIKTSNYVLASKMFGASNFWILRKHILPNVLNIVLVASVLGMSSAIMTESALSFLGLGVQPPYASWGNMLGEAQDYFLEYPYLLIFPGLCITLTILGFNFLGEALRLYMNPKEK, encoded by the coding sequence TTGAAAAGTCTATCGAGATTTTACTTTATTTTAGGTTTTGTAATTTTGGTACCAATTATAGGGGGTGTAGTGTTTGCACCCCTTTTAACTTCTTATTCACCCCAGGCTTTTGATTTTTCTACGCTAGGCACTCCACAACCGCCATCCTTTTTACATTTTTTAGGTACAGATATTTATGGTAGAGACATTTTTTCCAGACTGCTATATGGAGGACGGGTTTCTTTAGGCGTTGCTCTAGTTGCTGTGAGTATTTCTGTGTTTTTGGGTACATTTTTAGGTAGTATGTCTGCTTTACTTGGGAAGGCTTTTGACTTTTTGTTTATGAGGTTTGTTGACGCAATGCTTTCTTTTCCTTTAATCTTTCTTTTGTTGGCGGTTCAATCAGTTTTAAAAAGGCCAGAAATTATTTATACAATGGCTATTATAGGTTTTACCAGTTGGATGGGAATAGCAAGACTGGTTAGAACACAAACTTTATCAATAAAGACTTCCAACTATGTTTTAGCAAGTAAAATGTTTGGTGCAAGTAATTTTTGGATCTTGAGGAAGCACATTTTGCCAAATGTACTTAATATTGTTTTAGTTGCTTCTGTTTTAGGAATGTCCAGTGCGATTATGACTGAGTCTGCACTTTCTTTTTTAGGTTTAGGAGTGCAGCCACCTTATGCAAGTTGGGGTAATATGCTTGGTGAGGCACAGGATTATTTTCTCGAATATCCCTATCTTTTAATTTTTCCTGGCCTATGTATTACTCTGACTATTCTTGGTTTTAACTTTTTGGGCGAAGCCCTAAGACTTTATATGAACCCAAAAGAGAAATAA
- the tuf gene encoding elongation factor Tu: protein MAKAKFDRTKTHLNVGTIGHIDHGKTTLTAALTMTLAAAGKAQAKRYEDIDSAPEEKARGITINIAHVEYETEKRHYAHVDCPGHVDYIKNMITGAAQMDGAVLVVAANDGPMPQTREHILLARQVGVPSIIVFMNKIDMVDDPELLDLVEMETRDLLSSYEFPGDEIPIIRGSALKAIEALQANSSIQRGQNEWVDKIWELADALDSYIPDPQRDIDKPFIMAIEDVFTITGRGTVVTGRIERGRIKPGDEVEIVGFSMQPKKTVCTSVEMFRKILDEGIAGDNVGCLLRGIDKDEVERGQVLAKPGSIKPYTKFNAEVYVLKKEEGGRHTPFFNGYRPQFYFRTTDVTGTIKLPEGVEMVMPGDNINMLVELISPVAIEEGLRFAIREGGRTVGAGVVTKTLE, encoded by the coding sequence ATGGCAAAAGCGAAATTTGACCGAACAAAGACACACCTTAATGTTGGTACCATTGGTCATATTGATCATGGAAAAACTACTTTGACTGCAGCTCTTACAATGACTCTTGCTGCTGCAGGCAAGGCTCAGGCAAAGAGATATGAGGATATTGACTCTGCTCCTGAGGAGAAAGCAAGAGGCATTACGATTAACATTGCTCACGTTGAGTATGAAACAGAAAAGAGACACTATGCACACGTAGACTGTCCAGGACACGTAGACTATATCAAAAACATGATTACTGGTGCAGCCCAGATGGACGGAGCAGTTCTTGTAGTAGCGGCGAACGATGGACCAATGCCTCAAACAAGAGAACACATCCTTCTTGCAAGACAGGTAGGAGTGCCCTCTATCATAGTCTTTATGAACAAGATTGATATGGTAGATGACCCTGAACTCCTTGATCTGGTAGAGATGGAAACAAGAGATCTTCTCTCTTCTTATGAATTTCCTGGAGACGAAATACCCATAATAAGAGGTTCTGCTCTAAAGGCTATTGAAGCCCTTCAAGCAAACAGCTCTATTCAAAGAGGACAAAACGAATGGGTAGACAAGATATGGGAGCTTGCAGATGCCCTAGACTCTTATATCCCAGATCCACAAAGAGACATAGATAAGCCATTCATCATGGCAATTGAAGACGTCTTTACAATCACAGGTAGAGGAACAGTAGTAACAGGCCGTATTGAAAGAGGTCGCATAAAGCCAGGAGACGAAGTAGAAATAGTAGGATTTTCCATGCAGCCAAAGAAAACAGTCTGCACATCTGTAGAGATGTTTAGAAAGATATTAGACGAAGGCATAGCAGGAGATAACGTAGGATGTCTTCTAAGAGGTATTGACAAGGACGAAGTAGAAAGAGGACAGGTCCTTGCAAAGCCAGGTTCAATCAAGCCCTATACAAAGTTTAACGCAGAGGTCTATGTCCTTAAAAAGGAAGAAGGTGGACGTCACACCCCATTCTTCAACGGATATCGTCCACAGTTCTACTTCAGAACTACAGACGTAACAGGAACAATAAAGCTTCCAGAAGGCGTAGAAATGGTAATGCCTGGAGATAACATAAACATGTTGGTAGAGCTTATATCTCCAGTAGCAATTGAAGAAGGACTTCGCTTTGCAATACGTGAAGGCGGCAGAACTGTAGGTGCTGGCGTTGTCACTAAGACACTCGAATAA
- a CDS encoding methyltransferase family protein, translated as MADFYFHILFLPFKIFFITFGITLFICGMIIHWLSHKEHKQAHTKAEHIEKVVTGGIYSKIRHPGYLGLILAYFGVAFLFNNMIPIIIAIILSTLYILTALKEEEYLTKRFKKDYGEYMKRVRWRFIPKIF; from the coding sequence TTGGCAGACTTCTATTTTCATATATTGTTTCTACCCTTTAAGATATTTTTCATAACTTTTGGTATTACACTTTTTATTTGTGGCATGATTATCCATTGGTTGTCACATAAAGAACATAAACAGGCTCACACGAAAGCAGAACATATAGAAAAAGTAGTAACAGGAGGCATATATTCAAAAATAAGACATCCAGGGTATTTAGGATTAATCTTAGCATATTTTGGTGTAGCGTTTTTGTTTAACAATATGATACCAATTATTATTGCAATAATATTATCAACTTTATACATTCTTACTGCTTTAAAAGAAGAAGAATATTTAACTAAAAGATTTAAAAAAGATTATGGGGAATACATGAAGCGAGTGCGATGGAGATTTATACCAAAAATTTTCTAA
- a CDS encoding class II glutamine amidotransferase, which translates to MNKYPFYRGLEGKEYIFVHNGTLNDYESLKLKKFKPIGETDSEYAFCYLLSSIGKEGINIWMEKSFDWLAEKLIEINKYGNFNCIFSDGEFMFCFYDKNGYKGPRFVQRKSLYDTCRLMDEDWEINLAEEKRPEETGYIVATRKLTDEQWKDFEFGELIVFKDGKIIYSSCRNISDTF; encoded by the coding sequence ATGAATAAATATCCATTTTATAGGGGATTGGAGGGGAAGGAGTATATTTTTGTGCATAACGGCACGCTTAATGATTATGAGTCTTTAAAGCTTAAAAAATTCAAACCTATCGGAGAAACAGACTCTGAATATGCCTTCTGCTATTTGCTTAGTTCTATTGGAAAAGAAGGTATAAATATTTGGATGGAAAAAAGTTTTGATTGGCTTGCAGAAAAATTAATAGAGATAAACAAATACGGAAATTTTAATTGTATATTTTCAGATGGTGAGTTTATGTTTTGTTTTTATGATAAAAATGGCTATAAGGGACCTCGTTTTGTTCAACGGAAATCTCTATATGATACATGTCGGTTGATGGATGAAGATTGGGAAATAAATCTTGCTGAAGAAAAGAGACCAGAAGAAACAGGCTATATTGTTGCAACAAGAAAATTAACAGATGAACAATGGAAAGATTTCGAATTTGGTGAACTTATTGTGTTTAAAGACGGGAAAATAATTTACTCTAGTTGTCGTAATATATCTGATACCTTTTAA
- a CDS encoding NAD(P)H-hydrate dehydratase → MFVLGSSDIRFEEEKLFSMGQTPLALMSIVGIMSALKFIEDFKNVRKVIAVCGKGNNAGDALSLLYNLKLKGYDCSIYQPWGAATEECRIQRELCRSLGIEETSDLKSADVIVEGLLGVGFYGSLREEALKLIRDINNLNKPIVSMDIPAGLNSDTGEPQPDAIRATYTYSIGFLKRGYLFRQSYEYTGKVIVIDIGFPPPENGLKIFTSSDAKLLIRKKDDFSHKIEKGSLLVWAGSKQYPGALRLCLEGALNMGLGMSFSIVEDEFSILPPETIPIAEKDFVSNNIDQKILKKIRAVLIGPGLTNKKEVFIKEFVSKTNLPLILDADALFPDIINLIKDKEVIITPHEGEFGRIFKNDLDRVERFESFLDQYPGITLILKGPNTLIGKGTQKYVVPIADCDLAVAGSGDVLSGMIGALLSTGYDTLSASLLATFVHAIIPEIARQKNMRVTRSSDLAKLLKAFGGFENIIESCDFI, encoded by the coding sequence ATGTTTGTTTTAGGCTCTTCAGATATCAGGTTTGAGGAAGAAAAGCTTTTTTCTATGGGGCAAACTCCGTTAGCTCTCATGAGTATTGTGGGAATAATGAGTGCATTAAAGTTTATAGAAGATTTTAAAAATGTACGTAAAGTTATAGCTGTATGCGGCAAAGGCAATAATGCAGGGGATGCTCTTTCTTTACTTTATAATTTAAAGTTAAAAGGGTATGATTGTTCTATTTATCAACCCTGGGGAGCAGCAACTGAGGAATGTAGAATTCAAAGAGAACTTTGTAGATCGTTGGGCATAGAAGAAACTTCAGATTTAAAAAGTGCTGACGTTATTGTTGAAGGTCTTTTGGGAGTAGGTTTTTATGGAAGTCTTAGAGAAGAGGCCCTTAAACTGATTAGAGATATAAATAATTTAAACAAACCAATAGTTTCTATGGATATACCAGCAGGACTAAATTCAGATACTGGTGAGCCTCAACCAGATGCAATTAGAGCTACATATACTTATTCTATAGGATTTCTTAAAAGAGGATATCTTTTTAGACAATCTTATGAATATACCGGTAAAGTAATTGTTATTGATATAGGATTTCCTCCTCCAGAAAACGGTTTAAAAATTTTTACTTCTTCTGATGCAAAACTTCTAATTAGAAAGAAAGATGATTTTTCTCACAAAATAGAAAAGGGTTCACTTCTCGTGTGGGCAGGTTCGAAACAATATCCAGGAGCTTTAAGACTTTGTTTGGAAGGTGCACTGAATATGGGATTGGGTATGAGTTTTTCTATTGTAGAAGACGAGTTTTCAATTTTGCCTCCTGAAACAATTCCAATTGCTGAAAAAGATTTTGTATCAAATAATATAGATCAAAAGATATTAAAAAAAATTAGAGCTGTGTTAATAGGCCCAGGACTTACAAATAAAAAAGAGGTTTTTATAAAAGAATTTGTTTCAAAAACAAATTTACCATTAATTTTAGATGCAGATGCTCTGTTTCCAGATATAATTAACCTGATAAAAGATAAAGAAGTAATTATAACGCCTCATGAAGGAGAATTTGGGAGGATATTTAAGAATGATTTAGATAGAGTTGAAAGATTTGAGTCATTTCTTGATCAGTATCCGGGTATTACTTTAATTCTTAAAGGTCCAAATACTTTGATAGGAAAAGGAACACAAAAGTATGTAGTTCCTATCGCAGATTGTGACCTGGCGGTAGCTGGTTCAGGAGATGTCTTAAGCGGTATGATAGGTGCACTCCTTTCTACAGGATATGATACGCTTAGTGCATCGCTTTTAGCGACTTTTGTCCATGCAATTATTCCTGAAATTGCTAGGCAAAAGAACATGAGAGTAACGAGGTCTTCTGATTTAGCAAAGCTTTTAAAAGCTTTTGGAGGTTTTGAAAATATTATAGAAAGTTGTGATTTCATCTAG